Proteins from one Paenibacillus sp. J23TS9 genomic window:
- a CDS encoding recombinase family protein, producing the protein MNYEKQLAALYIRVSTEQQVEGFSLDAQRDTLQDYCRKSHINVYKVYVDAGRSGKSIDGRPELRELLDDARSGRFQQVVCLRLNRLSRNLADLLHIVELLDKHGIALRSLTEEFQTDTPMGKFALQMAGSVAEHERRQIAQNVRHSMQQRSKLGRWNSGNQVLGYRWVTHPDDPRLSYVEIVPEEAERVVSIFEMYASSLGLKAIVNRLNGDGHRTKRGKAFHSISVRGILTNVNYIGKITYTDEQGNKQTVDGEHEPIVPIELWERVRLRLAGSSCPPTKRITRPFPLSGLLKCPSCGSSMIPSHVTRKRKNGIHSSSFYYVCSRYNSGGSKVCRANHIRADEAEAWVESRVRHFITHPSVAERLVEEINLRRDRKLLPIRQALKQIDAQLASQKKRSLRCYELFEDGHIDAPELRKRLDMIRAESGLLEEEREKLERSVAEQPERLIPEASIRQALDSFRPMMRNASPEQQKKLYRSLIDYIAVPRDRDISAATIQGTAALLSLEIPRYQQGGTNKHEPNSKSRHLRPRQHGGAGRIRLLHRRPT; encoded by the coding sequence ATGAATTACGAAAAACAACTGGCCGCCCTGTACATTCGCGTTTCAACCGAGCAGCAGGTCGAGGGCTTCAGCCTGGATGCCCAAAGGGACACCCTGCAGGACTACTGCCGCAAGTCTCACATCAATGTTTACAAGGTTTATGTCGACGCGGGTCGCTCGGGCAAGTCTATTGATGGCCGACCGGAACTCCGCGAACTTCTGGATGATGCCCGCAGCGGTCGCTTCCAGCAAGTCGTGTGTCTGCGGTTGAATCGTCTCTCCCGCAATCTGGCGGATCTCCTGCACATCGTCGAGCTGCTGGACAAGCACGGCATCGCCCTGCGCAGCCTGACGGAGGAGTTCCAGACAGACACGCCGATGGGCAAGTTCGCCCTTCAGATGGCCGGGTCCGTGGCCGAGCACGAAAGGCGGCAAATTGCGCAGAACGTGCGCCACAGCATGCAGCAGCGCAGCAAGCTCGGCAGATGGAACAGCGGCAATCAAGTTCTCGGATACCGATGGGTCACCCATCCCGACGACCCGCGCCTTTCCTACGTGGAGATCGTGCCCGAGGAGGCCGAGCGGGTCGTCTCCATTTTCGAGATGTACGCCAGCAGCCTCGGCCTGAAGGCCATCGTCAACCGGTTGAACGGGGACGGCCACAGGACGAAGCGCGGCAAGGCCTTTCATAGCATTTCGGTACGCGGCATCCTGACCAACGTTAACTACATCGGCAAGATTACCTACACGGACGAACAAGGCAACAAACAAACGGTAGACGGCGAGCACGAGCCAATCGTCCCGATAGAACTTTGGGAGCGTGTGCGGCTGCGGCTTGCCGGAAGCTCATGCCCGCCAACAAAGCGCATCACGCGTCCCTTCCCGCTGTCCGGGCTTCTCAAGTGCCCGAGCTGCGGAAGCAGTATGATTCCGTCCCACGTAACACGGAAACGAAAAAACGGCATTCATTCTAGCAGCTTCTACTATGTGTGCAGCCGATACAACTCTGGAGGAAGCAAGGTTTGCCGGGCGAATCATATCCGGGCGGATGAAGCCGAAGCCTGGGTCGAATCCCGGGTCCGGCATTTCATCACCCATCCTTCCGTTGCAGAGCGGCTGGTGGAGGAGATCAATCTCAGACGGGACAGGAAGTTGCTACCCATCCGGCAGGCATTGAAGCAAATCGACGCCCAGCTCGCTTCTCAGAAAAAGCGAAGCCTCCGCTGTTACGAACTTTTTGAGGACGGGCACATCGATGCCCCGGAACTCAGAAAAAGACTGGACATGATCCGGGCTGAATCAGGGCTTCTGGAGGAAGAAAGGGAGAAGTTAGAGCGATCTGTAGCCGAACAGCCTGAGCGCCTCATTCCTGAGGCGAGCATTCGGCAAGCCCTGGACAGCTTTCGGCCCATGATGCGGAATGCCTCGCCCGAGCAGCAAAAGAAGCTTTACCGAAGCCTTATCGATTACATCGCTGTCCCGCGTGACCGGGACATCTCGGCGGCGACCATCCAGGGCACTGCAGCACTGCTGAGCCTGGAGATTCCACGATACCAACAAGGAGGGACAAACAAGCATGAACCAAACAGTAAGAGTCGCCATCTACGCCCGCGTCAGCACGGAGGAGCAGGCCGAATACGGCTACTCCATCGACGCCCAACTTGA
- a CDS encoding recombinase family protein, with product MNQTVRVAIYARVSTEEQAEYGYSIDAQLDTLREYCKVHNWEVVGEYVDRGISGKSIEGRYELQRLLRDAQDKMFDEVFVWKFNRMARKNIDLLHIVDLLEKNNVAFRSLSENFDTTTSMGKFALQMMGAVGELERNTIVDNVKMGHRQRARTGKHNGKVPLGYRSVKIDERGRETRIVVIEEEAALVLNIFEQYAAGHGLKAIANDLNHRGHKTKTGKTFSTCAIRDILDNPMFVGKIRYNRYENWAERRRKGKSSEIILAEGHHPAIISEELWEKVQLLRHKKSVMPKKRFEGEYLLTGLIRCPECGAAMTASRTVNRAKDGTKIVRMYYSCGRFRSEGSSVCHANSVRKDEAEKIVMKRIRDAVMKPDILKKVTRSVNEHRLGRIKPLRDELAAVQARIDKLEMKKRKYLELYEMDEIDRSLFAERLNDLNRELDTELTRRSKLQLELRDDQAEPVSYELVRSLVGRFDALLSRSPFPQRKTLLHLIVKRITLDDRKRVGSVELAFNEETEKHFLSVAPSAESTAEGAFPLSGKAPRLTQNLTITI from the coding sequence ATGAACCAAACAGTAAGAGTCGCCATCTACGCCCGCGTCAGCACGGAGGAGCAGGCCGAATACGGCTACTCCATCGACGCCCAACTTGACACCCTGCGCGAGTATTGCAAGGTGCACAACTGGGAGGTCGTGGGGGAGTATGTGGACCGGGGCATCAGCGGAAAGAGCATTGAGGGACGTTATGAGCTGCAACGGCTCCTTCGCGACGCTCAGGACAAGATGTTTGACGAGGTGTTCGTCTGGAAGTTCAACCGGATGGCTCGCAAGAACATCGACCTTCTCCATATCGTCGATCTGCTGGAAAAGAACAATGTTGCCTTCCGCTCACTTTCGGAGAATTTTGACACAACCACGTCCATGGGAAAATTCGCCCTGCAAATGATGGGCGCCGTGGGGGAGCTTGAGCGTAACACGATCGTGGACAACGTGAAAATGGGCCACAGGCAACGCGCCAGAACAGGCAAGCACAACGGTAAGGTGCCACTCGGCTACCGGAGCGTAAAGATTGATGAACGTGGAAGGGAGACCAGGATTGTCGTCATCGAGGAGGAGGCGGCACTCGTCCTCAACATTTTCGAACAGTATGCCGCCGGTCACGGCCTGAAAGCGATCGCCAACGATCTGAACCACCGGGGCCACAAGACCAAGACGGGCAAGACTTTCTCCACTTGCGCCATCCGGGACATTCTCGATAATCCGATGTTTGTCGGAAAAATCCGCTATAACCGCTACGAGAACTGGGCAGAGAGGAGGCGCAAAGGCAAATCCTCAGAGATCATACTTGCCGAGGGTCATCATCCGGCGATCATCTCTGAAGAGTTATGGGAGAAGGTACAGCTCCTACGACATAAGAAGAGTGTCATGCCGAAAAAGCGTTTCGAGGGGGAATACCTGCTGACCGGGCTCATCCGATGCCCCGAATGCGGCGCGGCGATGACCGCAAGCCGAACGGTGAACCGGGCGAAGGACGGAACGAAGATCGTTCGCATGTACTACTCCTGCGGTCGCTTTCGAAGCGAAGGAAGCTCCGTATGCCACGCCAACAGCGTCCGCAAGGACGAAGCTGAGAAAATAGTGATGAAGCGCATTCGGGACGCTGTCATGAAGCCTGACATCCTTAAGAAAGTCACCCGCAGCGTTAACGAGCACAGATTGGGACGCATTAAACCCCTACGGGATGAACTGGCAGCAGTCCAAGCCCGCATCGACAAGCTGGAGATGAAGAAGCGCAAGTACCTTGAGCTATACGAGATGGACGAGATCGACCGCAGCTTGTTTGCGGAACGCCTGAACGACCTGAACAGGGAGCTCGACACCGAGCTTACCCGCCGGTCGAAGCTGCAGCTGGAGCTCCGGGACGATCAGGCCGAGCCCGTCTCCTACGAGCTCGTTCGTTCCCTGGTGGGCCGGTTCGACGCCCTGCTCAGCCGCTCGCCATTCCCGCAGCGCAAGACCCTGCTGCACCTGATCGTGAAACGGATCACGCTGGACGACAGGAAGCGCGTCGGCAGCGTAGAGCTCGCCTTCAACGAGGAGACCGAGAAGCATTTTTTAAGCGTAGCCCCTTCTGCTGAATCAACGGCGGAAGGGGCTTTTCCTTTGTCCGGAAAAGCCCCACGATTAACACAAAATCTGACCATCACAATTTAG
- the rlmH gene encoding 23S rRNA (pseudouridine(1915)-N(3))-methyltransferase RlmH — protein MLIQLIGVGKLKEKYLVQGIQEYAKRLTPYIKFQMIEVADEKAPDTLSEAEVSIVKEREGERILAHVKESAHVIALAIGGQLWSSEELAAELDKLGTYGTSHVVFLIGGSHGLSDQVLRRAQQKLSFGRMTLPHQLMRLVLTEQIYRAVKINRGEPYHK, from the coding sequence ATGTTGATTCAATTGATTGGGGTCGGCAAGCTGAAAGAGAAGTATTTGGTGCAGGGCATCCAGGAATACGCCAAGCGGCTGACCCCGTACATCAAATTCCAGATGATCGAGGTCGCGGACGAGAAGGCCCCGGACACCTTGAGCGAAGCGGAAGTGTCAATCGTGAAGGAGCGCGAGGGCGAACGCATCCTCGCGCATGTCAAAGAGAGCGCGCATGTGATCGCTCTCGCCATCGGCGGCCAGCTATGGAGCTCGGAAGAGCTGGCTGCCGAACTCGACAAGCTCGGCACGTACGGGACGAGCCATGTCGTGTTCCTGATCGGAGGAAGCCACGGGCTCTCCGATCAGGTGCTGCGCCGCGCCCAGCAGAAGCTGAGCTTCGGGCGCATGACGCTGCCGCATCAGCTGATGCGGCTGGTGCTCACCGAGCAGATTTATCGCGCGGTGAAGATAAATCGGGGGGAACCATACCATAAGTAG
- a CDS encoding CxxH/CxxC protein gives MYVVCKEHLELAIDMFVDEYEDAPDVVDLKDTEFSDWDPPVQCAHCEQAGKFLVV, from the coding sequence ATGTATGTAGTATGCAAAGAACATTTGGAGCTTGCTATTGATATGTTTGTGGATGAATACGAGGATGCTCCGGACGTTGTGGACCTGAAGGATACAGAGTTTTCCGATTGGGATCCGCCGGTGCAGTGCGCACACTGTGAGCAGGCCGGCAAGTTTCTGGTCGTATAA
- a CDS encoding S1C family serine protease — translation MGLFQDDFYSTKVTKRERGFRKARKAQEAWPRSRRSRGMSTLQVATISSVISAFVAVLLFSMITGLPSSGKEAVAVSAINSKQLDSNADPYDRLVTAAAKVRPTVVSIVNYKDAKKDKTSLEDSALGSGVIFKKDQGQAFVITNNHVIEGSQELEVVLVNGEMKKAKLVGADKVNDIAVLAVNDKDINEVAEMGDSGKLRLGETVFAIGNPLGLGDTLTSGIVSYTNRIVPVSLNQDGVYDWEQEVIQTDAAINEGNSGGALVDLNGKVIGINTMKIADAGVEGLGFAIPVEQVMKTVDELMTHGKIARPYIGIYSMDLGNPYAQMDEDQLKELKLPSDVKDGVVVLDAIGPAQEGGLKLNDVIVKFNDDPITTTLEMKKFLYDKVKIGDTVKVTFYRDGKEQTTNVKLAEKPDQ, via the coding sequence ATGGGGCTGTTTCAAGATGATTTTTATTCGACCAAAGTGACGAAGCGTGAACGCGGATTCCGCAAAGCCCGCAAGGCGCAGGAAGCTTGGCCAAGATCCAGGCGCAGCCGGGGGATGTCCACGCTTCAGGTTGCTACGATCAGCTCGGTCATCAGTGCATTTGTAGCTGTGCTGTTGTTCAGTATGATCACGGGACTGCCTTCCTCCGGGAAAGAAGCGGTCGCGGTTAGTGCCATCAATTCCAAGCAGCTGGACAGTAACGCCGATCCTTATGACAGATTAGTAACGGCTGCAGCCAAAGTACGCCCTACCGTAGTAAGCATTGTGAATTACAAGGATGCCAAGAAGGATAAGACCAGTTTGGAGGATTCGGCTCTAGGATCAGGAGTTATTTTCAAAAAAGACCAGGGTCAAGCCTTTGTGATTACGAACAACCACGTTATTGAAGGCTCACAGGAGCTCGAAGTGGTATTGGTAAATGGTGAGATGAAAAAAGCAAAGCTCGTCGGCGCAGATAAGGTGAATGACATCGCCGTGCTGGCAGTCAACGATAAAGATATTAATGAGGTAGCGGAAATGGGCGACTCCGGCAAGCTGCGGCTTGGGGAAACGGTGTTTGCGATCGGCAATCCGCTTGGACTCGGGGACACACTGACTTCCGGTATTGTAAGCTACACGAACCGTATTGTGCCCGTATCTCTGAACCAGGATGGCGTATATGACTGGGAGCAGGAGGTCATCCAGACCGATGCGGCAATTAACGAAGGCAACAGCGGCGGAGCGCTAGTAGATCTGAACGGAAAAGTCATCGGCATTAACACGATGAAGATTGCGGATGCCGGTGTTGAGGGATTGGGCTTTGCCATTCCTGTGGAGCAAGTGATGAAGACGGTCGATGAGCTGATGACACATGGCAAGATTGCCCGTCCGTATATCGGCATTTACTCCATGGATCTCGGTAACCCGTATGCCCAAATGGATGAGGATCAGCTCAAGGAGCTGAAACTGCCAAGCGATGTGAAAGACGGAGTCGTGGTGCTGGATGCCATTGGTCCGGCGCAGGAAGGCGGCCTGAAGCTCAATGATGTGATCGTTAAGTTCAATGATGATCCGATTACGACGACGCTGGAAATGAAGAAATTCCTGTACGATAAAGTCAAAATCGGCGATACCGTGAAGGTTACCTTTTACCGTGATGGCAAGGAACAAACGACGAACGTGAAGCTGGCGGAAAAGCCGGATCAATAA
- a CDS encoding MBL fold metallo-hydrolase, giving the protein MGISFTVLSSGSTGNVTVVRNEETTLMIDAGLSAKRIDELLKERDVTGEEIDGILVTHEHSDHIKGLGAVARKYDLPIYANEKTWEAMEKSIGKIAEENRIVMDSGEVRDFGSLRVESFGISHDAAEPVAYNFYDGNEKLSVATDLGYMSDKVKQSLSDSNVMVLEANHDIELLRMGRYPWNIKRRILGDMGHLSNIAAGEALSELLTGDLKRTYLAHLSRDHNMMDLAKMTVRDSMEERGCFYKDSEFKLCDTYYDRPTPWDKVSEP; this is encoded by the coding sequence ATGGGAATATCTTTTACAGTGCTGTCCAGCGGTTCTACAGGCAATGTCACCGTGGTCAGAAATGAAGAAACGACATTGATGATCGATGCAGGCCTGAGTGCCAAACGGATTGATGAGCTGCTGAAGGAGCGGGACGTAACGGGCGAGGAGATTGACGGTATTCTTGTCACCCATGAGCATTCGGATCATATCAAAGGTCTTGGGGCCGTGGCTCGCAAGTACGATCTGCCAATCTACGCCAATGAAAAGACATGGGAAGCAATGGAGAAGTCCATTGGCAAGATCGCGGAGGAGAACCGGATTGTGATGGACAGCGGCGAAGTCCGCGACTTCGGTTCGCTGCGCGTGGAATCGTTTGGCATTTCGCATGATGCAGCGGAGCCCGTAGCCTATAATTTTTATGACGGTAATGAGAAGCTCAGCGTGGCTACAGACCTCGGATATATGAGTGATAAGGTGAAGCAGTCGCTCAGCGACTCGAACGTGATGGTGCTCGAAGCGAATCATGATATCGAGCTGCTGCGAATGGGCAGATACCCTTGGAATATTAAGCGCCGTATCCTTGGTGATATGGGTCACTTATCCAATATCGCTGCCGGTGAAGCCCTTAGCGAACTGCTCACGGGTGATCTGAAGCGGACGTATCTCGCACATCTCAGCCGCGACCATAACATGATGGATCTGGCTAAAATGACCGTGCGCGACAGTATGGAGGAACGAGGCTGTTTTTATAAAGACAGTGAATTTAAATTATGCGATACGTATTATGACCGCCCTACACCGTGGGATAAGGTGAGTGAACCATAA
- the yycI gene encoding two-component system regulatory protein YycI gives MDWGRAKNVLIYAFLLLNLVLGYQLWADVREQADTNLDFASLSESTQKVMKEKSIQLLCQIPSITPQLPKITYQYLNGESIGGLVILQDKIESQLIFRDKELVSALKGRIPEIGNYQYDPLASEYMSKSEMERVKQAGAAGRFVMHALVDQKWPLFNDQLELYYSEQRIISYSQSPIEIAASGDEENQKMLPASNALKTLVERHIPPGSNIKDIQLGYYGQVYNSESQVAAPSWRFTLESGEMYYVQGISGDVTVSSPKTEKERE, from the coding sequence ATGGATTGGGGACGGGCCAAAAATGTATTGATATATGCTTTTTTGCTGCTAAACCTGGTGCTGGGTTATCAGCTATGGGCCGATGTGCGTGAGCAGGCGGACACCAATCTGGATTTTGCCTCCTTGTCGGAGAGTACGCAGAAAGTCATGAAAGAAAAATCGATTCAGCTGCTGTGCCAGATTCCGAGCATTACGCCGCAGCTACCTAAGATCACGTATCAATATTTGAATGGGGAAAGCATCGGCGGGCTGGTCATATTACAGGATAAAATTGAAAGTCAGCTGATTTTTAGAGATAAAGAATTGGTGAGTGCCTTAAAGGGGCGGATTCCGGAGATCGGAAACTATCAGTATGATCCGCTGGCAAGCGAGTATATGAGCAAAAGCGAGATGGAGCGGGTTAAACAGGCCGGAGCTGCCGGACGCTTCGTCATGCACGCGCTCGTGGATCAGAAATGGCCGCTATTTAACGACCAGCTGGAATTGTACTACAGTGAGCAGCGGATAATCTCCTACAGCCAGTCTCCAATCGAGATTGCGGCATCGGGAGATGAGGAGAATCAGAAAATGCTGCCGGCTAGTAATGCGCTGAAAACCCTGGTGGAGCGGCATATTCCGCCGGGTTCGAATATCAAGGACATTCAGCTTGGGTACTACGGGCAGGTATATAACTCCGAAAGCCAGGTGGCCGCGCCTTCGTGGCGGTTTACGCTGGAAAGCGGAGAGATGTATTATGTACAGGGCATCAGCGGGGATGTTACTGTGAGCAGTCCGAAGACGGAGAAAGAAAGGGAGTAG
- a CDS encoding YycH family regulatory protein — protein MKERMKSLLLLLLVLGSLIQSYYLIYRLPGSDTAAKAMNNYIKTDNMGPQDKVENLLYPDKMLIHMGEGKHTIFYPNSTFYKLIYTRLKGRSFEGFQRRPVENMDWNKIRNENPGIELTFGSGIPVSLLQRVMQIQPDSLFGAERINRIWIYSAPSDSKAHALFFSTEGDVVYEAGKVDLTVQDVQQHVDFGKNWIPYAMQADGSYYLPEKPVDMVDANLEIGSYTVAQMQQSLFFDPGITRYIQEKDGSEIYTDSKRSLQVRQEQKWMSYTDPAAPPAGESSDDKDILAAVDFVNEHGGWNGVYRLDLSGIGTEQSQIMFQQYYGSYPVLDTMNFHYGTMKLDLQQGNVSTYERSLIYMKMGQQTKQMKKLPGGDDLKAMLAAFSKESPIVDLYPAYLPELETKGLKLTPVWAVKLANGQIRTIR, from the coding sequence ATGAAGGAACGGATGAAGTCGCTCTTGCTGCTGCTGCTCGTCTTGGGCAGCCTGATTCAGAGCTATTACCTCATTTATCGCCTTCCGGGGAGCGACACGGCCGCCAAGGCGATGAACAACTATATCAAAACAGACAATATGGGTCCGCAGGATAAGGTGGAAAACCTGCTCTATCCGGATAAGATGCTGATTCATATGGGCGAAGGCAAGCATACCATTTTCTACCCGAATTCAACGTTCTATAAATTGATATACACCCGTCTGAAGGGACGCAGTTTCGAAGGCTTCCAGCGGCGGCCTGTCGAAAATATGGACTGGAATAAGATCCGTAACGAGAATCCCGGCATTGAGCTGACCTTCGGCTCCGGCATTCCGGTGTCATTGCTGCAGCGGGTGATGCAGATTCAGCCCGATTCATTGTTTGGAGCTGAGCGGATTAACCGGATCTGGATCTACAGCGCGCCAAGTGATTCGAAGGCGCATGCGCTGTTCTTCAGCACAGAAGGCGATGTAGTGTATGAAGCCGGCAAGGTCGATCTGACCGTGCAGGATGTGCAGCAGCATGTGGACTTCGGCAAAAACTGGATTCCGTATGCCATGCAGGCGGACGGCTCGTATTATCTGCCGGAGAAGCCGGTGGACATGGTGGACGCGAATTTGGAGATCGGCTCGTATACGGTAGCACAGATGCAGCAGAGCCTGTTTTTTGATCCGGGCATTACCCGGTATATTCAGGAAAAGGACGGCTCGGAAATATATACAGACTCTAAGCGCAGTCTCCAGGTACGGCAGGAACAGAAATGGATGAGCTACACGGACCCGGCGGCTCCGCCGGCCGGGGAGAGCAGCGATGATAAAGACATTTTGGCGGCAGTAGATTTTGTGAATGAGCATGGCGGCTGGAATGGCGTATACCGGCTGGACTTATCCGGCATCGGAACGGAGCAAAGCCAGATTATGTTCCAGCAGTATTACGGCTCTTATCCGGTTCTCGATACGATGAACTTCCATTACGGTACGATGAAGCTGGATTTACAGCAGGGCAACGTCTCTACTTACGAGCGTTCCCTGATCTATATGAAAATGGGACAGCAGACCAAGCAGATGAAAAAGCTGCCTGGCGGCGATGATCTGAAGGCGATGCTGGCAGCATTCAGCAAGGAGTCTCCGATTGTGGATCTCTATCCGGCTTATCTGCCGGAGCTTGAGACCAAGGGACTGAAGCTGACACCTGTCTGGGCCGTGAAGCTGGCGAACGGACAGATTCGGACGATCAGATAA
- the walK gene encoding cell wall metabolism sensor histidine kinase WalK: MKWTSFFRTIQAKLIIIYVLLILIAMQLIGVYFVSAMKNSLTRNFTQDLQERAELLSVLAAEKLESTADTGENNSVESLGAIVTNLFNMDGAEIQVLDASGKVLITSNQSHMDYVGRKNTQTVVSRALQGSKDNEEYVIDEDNVRKKVVAKPVFNKGKIVGAVYIVASMKELYTTMGRVNNIFISGILLALGLTAVLGVILAHTITHPIKEMTRHATAVAEGDFDQKMPVFGNDEIGQLSEAFNYMTTRLREALLVNEEEKEKLASILTNMSDGVIATDEAGRIILMNRRAGAILGVDEEELSGSGIAGVLGLSAEQTQTFTEGTYVTMLLQMNPEEEHSYMIRVTFTPIHRREFGITGTIAVLQDVTEQEKLEASRREFVANVSHELRTPLTTIKSYTEALDDGALDDPPLASRFVGVIQNETGRMIRLVTDLLHLSRLDNKEALIRKQPTDVLEMLEDVADRFSFQMQQKDIGAEVKVETGLHKALCDRDQIDQVLDNLVSNAMKYTQPGGKISMGATEAPGNMLAISVQDTGIGIPKKDLDRIFERFYRVDKARSRSMGGTGLGLSIAREIVLAHSGTISIQSDLGQGTKVTFTLPLTEVEGVAT; the protein is encoded by the coding sequence ATGAAATGGACCTCCTTTTTCCGCACCATTCAGGCGAAGCTGATCATTATCTATGTGCTGCTCATTCTGATCGCCATGCAGCTGATTGGTGTTTATTTCGTGAGCGCCATGAAAAACTCGCTGACCCGAAATTTTACGCAGGACCTGCAGGAGAGAGCTGAGCTTCTGTCCGTACTGGCCGCGGAAAAACTGGAGAGCACCGCCGATACAGGAGAGAATAATTCTGTTGAAAGTCTGGGAGCGATCGTGACGAATCTGTTCAACATGGACGGAGCGGAGATTCAGGTACTGGATGCGAGCGGCAAGGTGCTGATTACATCCAATCAGTCGCATATGGACTATGTGGGACGCAAAAATACGCAAACCGTGGTCAGTCGCGCGCTTCAGGGCAGCAAGGATAACGAGGAATACGTCATTGACGAGGACAATGTCCGCAAGAAGGTCGTGGCGAAACCCGTGTTTAACAAGGGTAAAATTGTCGGCGCGGTATACATTGTCGCCTCGATGAAAGAGCTGTACACGACGATGGGGCGGGTTAACAATATTTTCATATCCGGTATATTGCTGGCCCTGGGACTGACGGCTGTGCTGGGAGTCATTCTCGCGCATACGATTACCCATCCGATCAAGGAAATGACGCGGCATGCCACAGCGGTGGCCGAGGGGGATTTTGACCAGAAAATGCCCGTCTTCGGCAATGATGAAATCGGCCAGTTGAGTGAGGCCTTTAACTATATGACAACCCGTCTGCGGGAAGCGCTGCTTGTAAATGAGGAAGAGAAGGAAAAATTAGCTTCCATTCTCACCAACATGAGCGATGGCGTGATTGCGACAGATGAAGCAGGACGGATTATTCTGATGAACCGCCGTGCAGGTGCGATTTTGGGCGTGGATGAAGAGGAACTGTCCGGCAGTGGCATTGCGGGGGTGCTGGGACTCAGCGCGGAGCAGACGCAGACGTTCACGGAGGGTACGTACGTGACGATGCTGCTGCAGATGAACCCGGAAGAGGAGCATTCGTATATGATTCGAGTGACATTTACTCCGATCCACCGCCGGGAATTTGGCATTACAGGTACGATTGCCGTACTTCAGGATGTGACGGAGCAGGAGAAGCTCGAAGCGTCGCGGCGTGAATTCGTGGCGAACGTCTCGCATGAGCTGCGTACGCCGCTCACGACCATCAAGAGTTATACTGAAGCCCTTGATGACGGAGCACTCGATGATCCGCCGCTGGCATCACGGTTTGTGGGCGTGATCCAGAATGAGACAGGCCGGATGATCCGGCTCGTAACGGATCTGCTGCATTTGTCGCGGCTGGATAACAAGGAAGCCTTGATACGCAAACAGCCAACAGATGTGCTTGAAATGCTGGAGGATGTGGCGGACCGGTTTTCATTCCAAATGCAGCAGAAGGACATCGGGGCCGAGGTCAAGGTGGAAACCGGACTGCATAAGGCACTTTGTGACCGCGATCAAATCGATCAGGTACTGGACAATTTGGTGTCCAATGCGATGAAATATACGCAGCCTGGCGGGAAGATCTCCATGGGAGCGACCGAGGCGCCGGGTAACATGCTGGCTATTTCCGTACAGGATACGGGGATCGGGATTCCGAAAAAGGATCTCGACCGGATTTTCGAGCGGTTCTACCGGGTCGACAAGGCGCGTTCCCGCAGCATGGGGGGCACCGGGCTCGGGCTGTCCATCGCCCGGGAGATTGTGCTTGCCCATAGCGGCACAATCTCAATCCAGTCGGATCTCGGACAGGGGACCAAAGTGACGTTTACATTGCCGCTCACTGAGGTTGAGGGGGTGGCAACATGA
- the yycF gene encoding response regulator YycF, translating into MQGTILVVDDEQPIADILKFNLEKEGYEVICTFDGVSAVEMAISIQPDLMLLDLMLPGKDGMDVCRELRAQGMHMPIIMLTAKDGEIDKVLGLELGADDYVTKPFSTRELLARVKAHMRRQTKTAGTEAAAVAVQEQKQGIQLFDLFIDTDMYLVYKDGEALDLTHREYELVYYLVKNAGRVMTREHLLQAVWGFEYFGDVRTVDVTIRRLREKIEENPSKPEYILTRRGLGYVMRSPKNGGL; encoded by the coding sequence ATGCAGGGAACGATTCTGGTGGTGGATGATGAACAGCCCATTGCCGATATTTTGAAGTTTAATTTGGAAAAAGAGGGTTATGAGGTCATCTGTACCTTTGACGGCGTAAGCGCGGTCGAGATGGCGATCTCTATTCAGCCTGACCTGATGCTGCTTGATTTGATGCTTCCGGGCAAAGATGGGATGGACGTCTGCCGCGAGCTGCGTGCTCAGGGCATGCACATGCCGATTATCATGCTGACTGCAAAGGATGGCGAGATCGACAAGGTATTGGGCCTGGAGCTCGGCGCGGATGATTACGTCACGAAGCCGTTCAGCACGCGTGAGCTGCTTGCGCGGGTGAAGGCGCATATGAGGCGCCAGACGAAGACGGCGGGCACAGAAGCCGCTGCCGTGGCAGTGCAGGAGCAGAAGCAGGGCATTCAGCTGTTTGACCTTTTTATAGATACGGATATGTATTTGGTGTACAAGGACGGCGAGGCGCTGGATTTGACGCACCGTGAGTATGAGCTGGTGTATTATCTGGTGAAGAATGCCGGAAGAGTGATGACACGGGAGCATTTGCTCCAAGCGGTATGGGGTTTTGAATATTTCGGGGATGTCCGCACGGTGGACGTCACGATCCGGAGGCTGCGCGAGAAGATTGAGGAGAATCCGAGCAAGCCGGAGTATATTTTGACGCGCCGGGGTCTTGGGTACGTGATGCGCAGTCCCAAAAACGGAGGCCTGTAA